The Sulfurimonas lithotrophica genome includes a region encoding these proteins:
- the nifD gene encoding nitrogenase molybdenum-iron protein alpha chain has protein sequence MGPETLEALQKEAIEEVLEVYPAKAAKNRVKHLGVDSPEGVKGACDKTRSNKQTVPGVMSQRGCAYAGSKGVVWGPIKDMIHISHGPIGCGQYSRGGRRNYYIGTTGVDTFVTMNFTTDFSEKDIVFGGDKKLKKALEEIDELFPLNNGISIQSECPIGLIGDDIQAVAKVHKKESEKPTIAVSCEGFRGVSQSLGHHLANDAIRDEVMTDASARDEFKSTDYDVAIIGDYNIGGDAWATRILLEEIGLRVIAQWSGDATYKEMAIAPKAKLNLLHCYRSMNYISRHMEQEFNIPWMEYNFFGPSKTTESLRKIAEFFGKEIQDKAEAVIAKYTAMTDAVIEKYKPVLEGKKVMLYVGGLRPRHVIGAYEDLGMEIIGTGYEFAHGDDYKRTKEDIERSTLIYDDVNEYELEKFVHKLKPDLVAAGVKEKYVFQKMGLPFRQMHSWDYSGPYHGYDAFAVFAKDMDLAMNSPVWNHTKAPWEKEEVGA, from the coding sequence ATGGGACCAGAAACATTAGAAGCTTTACAGAAAGAAGCTATTGAAGAAGTTTTAGAGGTATATCCTGCTAAAGCTGCAAAAAACAGAGTAAAACACTTGGGTGTGGACAGCCCTGAGGGTGTAAAAGGTGCTTGTGACAAAACAAGAAGTAATAAACAAACCGTACCTGGTGTAATGAGTCAACGTGGTTGTGCTTATGCAGGGAGTAAAGGGGTTGTTTGGGGACCGATCAAAGATATGATACACATCTCTCACGGACCGATAGGTTGTGGTCAGTATTCACGTGGTGGTCGTCGTAACTACTATATCGGTACTACAGGTGTAGATACGTTTGTAACTATGAACTTTACAACTGACTTTAGTGAAAAAGATATTGTCTTTGGTGGAGATAAAAAACTCAAAAAAGCTCTTGAAGAGATTGATGAGTTATTTCCTTTAAACAACGGTATCTCTATCCAGTCGGAATGTCCAATCGGTCTTATCGGTGATGATATTCAAGCTGTTGCAAAGGTACATAAGAAAGAGAGTGAAAAACCGACTATCGCAGTTTCTTGTGAAGGTTTCCGTGGGGTATCACAATCACTTGGTCACCACCTTGCAAATGATGCGATTCGTGATGAAGTTATGACTGATGCGTCTGCTAGAGATGAATTTAAATCTACTGATTATGACGTAGCTATCATCGGTGACTACAATATCGGTGGTGATGCATGGGCAACTAGAATTCTTTTAGAAGAAATCGGTTTAAGAGTTATCGCTCAATGGTCTGGTGATGCTACTTATAAAGAGATGGCAATCGCTCCAAAAGCAAAACTTAACTTATTGCACTGTTACCGTTCAATGAACTACATCTCTCGTCATATGGAACAAGAGTTCAATATTCCTTGGATGGAGTATAACTTCTTTGGACCAAGTAAAACTACAGAGAGTCTAAGAAAAATTGCTGAGTTCTTTGGTAAAGAGATTCAGGATAAAGCTGAAGCTGTTATCGCTAAATATACTGCAATGACTGATGCTGTAATTGAAAAGTACAAACCTGTACTTGAAGGTAAAAAAGTAATGTTATATGTTGGTGGACTGCGCCCTCGTCACGTTATCGGTGCATACGAAGATTTAGGTATGGAGATTATCGGTACCGGTTATGAGTTCGCTCACGGTGATGACTATAAACGTACTAAAGAAGACATTGAACGTTCAACTTTAATCTATGATGATGTTAATGAATATGAGCTTGAAAAATTCGTTCACAAACTAAAACCGGATTTAGTGGCAGCAGGTGTTAAAGAGAAATATGTATTCCAAAAAATGGGTCTGCCGTTTAGACAGATGCACTCATGGGATTACTCTGGACCGTACCACGGGTATGACGCATTTGCAGTATTTGCAAAAGATATGGATTTAGCTATGAATTCTCCGGTTTGGAATCATACTAAAGCACCATGGGAAAAAGAAGAGGTAGGAGCTTAA
- the nifK gene encoding nitrogenase molybdenum-iron protein subunit beta: protein MQDVEKIVNGQKLFLKEEYQTSLANKKQFESSMGSVNPAKVEEIGEWTKSWDYREKNLAREAITVNPAKACQPLGAIMAGLGFENTMPYVHGSHGCVAYFRSYFTRHFKEPTPCVSDSMSESAAVFGGLANMKDGLRNCNAMYKPEHIAVSTTCMAEVIGDDLNAFVQGAREEAEGELDNLPITYAHTPSFVGSHITGYDNMMKAMLEQLNPSKADKVVDEGRINIIPGFEPYLGSLAEVKEICAQFSDKIVMIGDHEAQWNTGAGEYQLYAGGTPMEVAKTAINAETTVSLQKYSTVQTAKTIKNKWKQGYETCNPIGLAGTDEFVMKLAELTGKEVSDKLKTERAQLVDAMQDSYPYMHGKKFAIFGDPDFLLGLVSFIVEMGGIPTHVLCHNAPRKGWEADMQAILDKSPWAKDCQIWAGKDLWHLRSLLFTEPVDFMIGNVYGKELYRDTGTPLIRIGFPIFDRHHLHRYSISGYKGALNLLTWITNGILDQLDEETKDIGETDYFFDAVR, encoded by the coding sequence ATGCAAGACGTAGAAAAAATTGTTAATGGTCAGAAACTATTCCTAAAAGAGGAGTACCAAACTTCATTAGCTAATAAAAAACAGTTTGAAAGTAGCATGGGTTCAGTTAATCCTGCTAAAGTTGAGGAAATTGGGGAGTGGACGAAATCATGGGATTATAGAGAAAAAAATCTTGCTCGTGAAGCTATTACGGTTAACCCTGCAAAAGCTTGTCAACCGCTTGGTGCGATTATGGCTGGTCTTGGTTTTGAGAACACTATGCCATATGTACACGGTTCTCACGGTTGTGTTGCATACTTTAGATCTTATTTTACAAGACACTTTAAAGAGCCGACTCCATGTGTATCTGACTCAATGAGTGAGTCTGCAGCGGTATTTGGTGGGTTAGCAAATATGAAAGACGGTTTACGTAACTGTAACGCTATGTATAAACCAGAGCACATTGCTGTTTCTACTACTTGTATGGCTGAGGTTATCGGTGATGACTTAAATGCATTCGTTCAAGGTGCTCGTGAAGAAGCTGAGGGTGAATTAGATAATTTACCTATCACTTACGCTCACACTCCATCATTCGTAGGTAGCCATATTACCGGTTATGACAACATGATGAAAGCTATGCTTGAGCAACTTAACCCTTCTAAAGCTGACAAAGTTGTAGATGAAGGTCGTATCAACATTATCCCTGGTTTTGAGCCGTACCTAGGTTCTTTAGCTGAGGTTAAAGAGATCTGTGCCCAATTCAGTGACAAAATCGTAATGATAGGTGACCACGAAGCACAATGGAATACCGGTGCCGGTGAATACCAACTATACGCTGGTGGTACTCCGATGGAAGTTGCTAAAACTGCTATCAATGCTGAGACTACAGTTTCACTGCAAAAATATTCTACAGTACAAACTGCTAAGACTATTAAAAATAAATGGAAACAAGGATATGAGACTTGTAATCCAATCGGTTTAGCCGGTACTGATGAGTTCGTTATGAAATTAGCTGAATTAACAGGTAAAGAAGTTTCTGATAAACTAAAAACTGAGCGTGCTCAACTTGTAGATGCTATGCAAGATTCTTATCCGTATATGCACGGTAAAAAGTTTGCAATTTTCGGTGACCCTGATTTCTTACTTGGTCTTGTTTCATTTATCGTTGAAATGGGTGGAATACCTACTCACGTATTATGTCACAATGCTCCAAGAAAAGGTTGGGAAGCTGATATGCAAGCTATCCTTGATAAATCTCCATGGGCTAAAGATTGTCAAATCTGGGCTGGCAAAGATTTATGGCACTTAAGAAGTTTACTGTTCACTGAGCCTGTAGATTTTATGATCGGTAACGTATATGGTAAAGAGCTTTACCGTGATACCGGTACACCGTTAATTAGAATTGGTTTCCCTATCTTTGATAGACACCACTTACATAGATATTCTATAAGTGGTTATAAAGGTGCGCTAAACCTTTTAACTTGGATTACTAATGGAATATTAGACCAGTTAGATGAAGAAACTAAAGATATCGGAGAGACTGATTACTTCTTCGATGCTGTTAGATAA
- a CDS encoding RHS repeat domain-containing protein: MCKPPQKPFSPFIYTYDAKGNINSVTDQTRTLRVVVDAEHNVVKEITYDTYGNILNDSNPNFTVPFGFAGGLHDRDTNLVHFGYREYDPFTAKWTTKDPIDFSGGDTNLYGYVLNDPVNFVDPLGLYCENDPINKRAFGDPDNKPWDKFKNSPLYKMLKGAYKGFRLGMRVAGPPGGIVGPGFGMINEMQKTNGK, translated from the coding sequence ATGTGTAAACCACCACAAAAACCATTTTCTCCTTTTATTTATACTTACGATGCAAAAGGAAACATAAACAGCGTTACCGACCAAACAAGAACACTAAGAGTAGTTGTAGATGCAGAACATAATGTAGTAAAAGAGATAACATACGATACTTATGGTAATATACTAAATGATTCAAATCCAAACTTCACTGTACCGTTTGGATTTGCAGGTGGATTACATGATAGAGATACTAACCTAGTTCACTTTGGTTATAGAGAATATGACCCATTTACTGCTAAGTGGACTACAAAAGACCCAATAGACTTTAGCGGTGGTGATACTAACCTTTATGGGTATGTTCTTAATGACCCTGTTAACTTTGTGGATCCGTTAGGATTATATTGTGAAAATGATCCTATAAATAAACGTGCTTTTGGAGATCCAGACAATAAACCTTGGGATAAATTTAAAAATAGTCCTCTATATAAAATGTTAAAAGGTGCATATAAAGGGTTTAGACTAGGTATGAGAGTTGCAGGACCTCCTGGTGGAATTGTAGGTCCTGGTTTCGGTATGATAAATGAAATGCAAAAAACTAATGGAAAATAA
- a CDS encoding RHS repeat-associated core domain-containing protein: MDYSTKDPIDFSGGDTNLYGYVLNDPVNFVDPLGLYQDPRLNGKGVPAAMGGDGKGSAPGYGFGPFGGICGEQGSKSATWIPDISPDACKAHDECYSDCSKSQRECDLNLFMSNPYYGMAVMFGGKQAYDNAQGK; the protein is encoded by the coding sequence ATGGACTACTCTACTAAGGACCCAATAGACTTTAGCGGTGGTGATACTAACCTTTATGGCTATGTTCTTAATGACCCTGTGAACTTTGTGGATCCGTTAGGACTATATCAAGATCCTAGACTAAATGGTAAAGGTGTTCCTGCTGCTATGGGTGGGGATGGTAAAGGTAGTGCACCAGGTTATGGATTTGGTCCGTTTGGTGGTATATGTGGAGAACAAGGAAGTAAGTCAGCTACTTGGATTCCTGATATTTCTCCAGATGCTTGTAAAGCACACGATGAATGTTATTCTGATTGTTCAAAATCTCAACGTGAATGTGATTTAAATCTATTCATGTCTAATCCATATTACGGTATGGCTGTTATGTTTGGTGGTAAGCAAGCCTATGATAACGCTCAAGGAAAATAG
- a CDS encoding RHS repeat-associated core domain-containing protein — MCKPPKNISSFNYTYDEDGTTIKYHLNPLNQRIAKEVNGVIVEKYFWENLTTLLAVLDADDNVVQRYNYSDERVPTSLTQDNQTYYLHYDQVGTLRLVTDANNNIVKEITYDTYGNILSDTNPNFKVPFGFAGGLHDRNTNLVHFGYREYDPYTAKWTTKDPIDFSGGDTNLYGYVLNDPVNFVDPEGLWSLSFDVYFGRGGGLTFGNGTNGWFLDYRFGIGLGGGLSFNPIDNGLGLSGDGTYLGLQCSANANFGGSSLSVSGTYGMTANQQYFISNQSGVSYTQGGWGLNIGYSAGVVGGFY; from the coding sequence ATGTGTAAACCACCAAAAAATATTTCTTCTTTTAACTACACTTACGATGAAGACGGTACAACTATAAAGTACCACCTAAACCCGTTAAACCAGAGAATAGCTAAAGAGGTAAATGGAGTTATAGTTGAAAAATACTTTTGGGAGAATCTAACTACACTGTTAGCTGTACTAGATGCAGATGATAATGTAGTACAAAGATACAACTACTCAGATGAGCGTGTACCTACATCTTTAACACAAGATAATCAAACATACTACTTACACTATGACCAAGTAGGAACTCTAAGACTTGTTACAGATGCAAACAACAACATAGTAAAAGAGATAACATACGATACTTATGGTAATATACTCTCAGACACAAATCCAAACTTTAAAGTACCGTTTGGATTTGCAGGTGGGCTACATGATAGAAACACTAACTTAGTTCACTTTGGTTATAGAGAATATGACCCATACACTGCTAAATGGACTACTAAAGACCCTATAGACTTTAGTGGTGGTGATACAAATCTTTATGGGTATGTGTTAAATGACCCTGTTAACTTTGTTGATCCTGAGGGGTTATGGTCACTATCATTTGATGTTTATTTTGGAAGAGGTGGTGGGCTCACTTTTGGTAATGGCACTAATGGATGGTTTTTGGATTATAGATTTGGTATTGGTTTAGGCGGTGGTTTATCCTTTAATCCAATAGATAATGGACTTGGGCTTTCTGGGGATGGTACATACTTAGGGCTTCAGTGTAGTGCTAATGCTAATTTTGGTGGTTCTTCATTATCTGTTAGCGGAACATATGGTATGACTGCTAATCAACAATATTTTATTTCAAATCAATCTGGAGTTTCGTATACTCAGGGTGGTTGGGGCTTAAATATTGGATATAGTGCAGGGGTTGTTGGAGGTTTTTATTAA
- a CDS encoding RHS repeat-associated core domain-containing protein, with the protein MCKPPQKPFSPFIYTYDANGNRVSATVNGVTTSAYYTLDDQTEVYGDNTYTYDEDGQLVSKQNSLGTTTYTYNTYGTLTGVTLEDGTTIKYHLNPLNQRIAKEVNGVIVEKYLWENLTTLLAILDADDNVVQRYNYSDERVPTSLTHDNQTYYLHYDQVGTLRLVTDANHNIVKEITYDTYGNILNDSNTNFKVLFGFAGGLSDRDTNLVHFGHREYDPYAAKWTTKDPIDFSGGDTNLYGYVLNDPVNFVDPEGLQVGVSGSGGFGAGLHALIAGAHYHYAIKTINGRLYKVHTVCARIGPGIYLGGGLEISTGVEDDCQSSGFSGGVGGDVAFATSGGGASLSGSSSGASLSTGFRGPASSLGIGASFGIDGCYSWVTPL; encoded by the coding sequence ATGTGTAAACCACCACAAAAACCGTTTTCTCCTTTTATTTATACTTACGATGCAAACGGTAACAGAGTAAGTGCAACAGTTAACGGTGTAACTACATCGGCTTACTACACACTAGATGATCAAACAGAAGTATATGGAGATAATACTTATACTTACGATGAAGACGGTCAACTAGTAAGTAAACAAAATAGCTTAGGCACTACAACATACACTTACAACACTTATGGAACTCTAACGGGTGTTACACTTGAAGACGGTACTACTATAAAGTACCACCTAAACCCGTTAAACCAAAGAATAGCTAAAGAGGTAAACGGAGTTATAGTTGAAAAATACCTATGGGAGAATCTAACTACATTGTTAGCTATACTAGATGCAGATGATAATGTAGTACAAAGATACAACTACTCAGATGAGCGTGTACCTACAAGCCTAACACATGATAATCAAACATACTACTTACACTATGACCAAGTAGGAACACTAAGACTTGTTACAGATGCAAACCACAACATAGTAAAAGAGATAACATACGATACTTATGGTAATATACTAAATGATTCAAATACAAACTTTAAAGTACTGTTTGGATTTGCAGGTGGATTGTCAGACAGAGATACAAACTTAGTACACTTTGGTCACCGTGAATATGACCCATATGCGGCTAAATGGACTACAAAAGACCCGATAGACTTTAGTGGTGGCGACACTAACCTTTATGGCTATGTTCTTAATGATCCTGTTAACTTTGTGGATCCTGAGGGGTTACAAGTTGGTGTTAGTGGTTCTGGTGGTTTTGGAGCAGGATTACACGCTTTAATTGCAGGTGCACATTATCATTATGCTATAAAAACAATTAATGGGAGACTATATAAAGTGCATACAGTTTGTGCTAGGATAGGACCGGGTATATATTTAGGAGGTGGACTGGAAATTAGTACAGGTGTAGAAGACGATTGCCAATCTAGTGGATTTAGTGGAGGAGTTGGAGGTGATGTTGCGTTTGCTACATCAGGTGGTGGAGCTTCATTAAGTGGTAGTAGTTCTGGAGCAAGTCTTTCAACTGGTTTTAGAGGACCAGCATCTAGTCTTGGAATTGGTGCTTCATTCGGAATTGATGGATGTTATTCATGGGTGACTCCATTATGA